One part of the Mya arenaria isolate MELC-2E11 chromosome 3, ASM2691426v1 genome encodes these proteins:
- the LOC128228867 gene encoding uncharacterized protein LOC128228867 produces MDVIKIYFNIVLLVIVQVTAVIGGECCLSYVALDGFYSGSFWCPNVCCYQKRQKPLRNSAHALIDFRSRECCDDPDLQVYSYERDTSCTDWFFQEWYYYLKTGLKMAIICLAAFVVTYVLYQMIIPKRSSTVLKREKTRKMHFHHLSQDLFEVRQPFQVPKWHLPQTRYEYMQPVGVV; encoded by the exons ATGGATGTCATAAAGATTTATTTCAACATCGTCTTATTGGTGATTGTGCAAG TGACTGCGGTAATCGGTGGCGAATGCTGTCTGTCCTATGTTGCACTTGATGG TTTTTATTCCGGATCCTTTTGGTGCCCGAACGTTTGCTGTTACCAAAAACGACAAAAGCCTTTGAGAAATTCCGCGCATGCGCTGATTGATTTCCGGTCACGTGAGTGTTGTGACGACCCTGACCTTCAAGTGTATTCGTACGAAAGAGATACGTCCTGCACAGACTGGTTTTTTCAAGAATG gtaCTATTATCTGAAGACCGGGCTTAAGATGGCCATTATCTGCCTCGCGGCTTTTGTGGTCACATACGTTCTATATCAGATGATAATCCCAAAACGGTCTAGTACCGTCTTGAAACGTGAGAAgacaagaaaaatgcattttcaccACCTATCACAG GATTTGTTCGAAGTACGACAGCCGTTTCAGGTACCAAAGTGGCATTTACCGCAAACAAGATATGAATACATGCAACCTGTTGGTGTTGTATGA
- the LOC128226859 gene encoding dynein axonemal assembly factor 6-like — MDGGLAPGMLSDLCDMLKPADEDSDSDEEKPQSSIAQLNPGNIGPEKKAGTTEKEEKVKKNTKDIWDAEEVQEGAEFESMYDPRPQPDYDIVYKQAVTSEDMFLQMGNKTPATSSCEDMVVKVKLPDTKIADVALDVKTKFLDCRTRKYFLGLHLPHPVDSKSGKAQWDGKTETLSVTLRLKRDYDFMNF; from the exons ATGGACGGTGGCCTTGCACCAGGAATGTTGTCGGATCTCTGTGATATGTTGAAACCTGCTGATGAGGACTCAGACAGTGATGAGGAAAAG CCTCAATCTTCAATTGCCCAGCTGAACCCTGGCAATATTGGCCCAGAAAAGAAAGCAGGCACAACTGAGAAAGAAGAAAAAG TGAAGAAAAACACCAAGGACATCTGGGATGCTGAAGAGGTGCAAGAGGGTGCAGAGTTTGAGTCAATGTACGATCCCAGACCCCAGCCTGA CTATGACATAGTCTACAAACAGGCTGTTACATCAGAGGACATGTTTCTACAGATGGGAAATAAGACCCCAGCTACTTCTTCCTGCGAAGATATGGTG GTAAAGGTTAAACTTCCAGACACAAAGATAGCAGATGTAGCTCTAGATGTGAAGACAAAGTTTTTGGACTGCAGGACACGGAAATA TTTTCTGGGCCTCCATCTGCCCCACCCCGTAGATAGCAAAAGCGGCAAGGCACAGTGGGACGGTAAAACAGAGACTCTGAGTGTTACATTAAGACTGAAAAGAGACTATGACTTCATGAACTTCTGA